A single window of Culicoides brevitarsis isolate CSIRO-B50_1 chromosome 3, AGI_CSIRO_Cbre_v1, whole genome shotgun sequence DNA harbors:
- the LOC134835571 gene encoding acetylcholine receptor subunit alpha-like, translating into MRLIQGVLFVIFAVVSVCGGNPDAKRLYDDLLSNYNKLVRPVVNVTDALTVRIKLKLSQLIDINLKNQIMTTNLWVEQTWYDYKLKWEPKEYGGVEMLHVPSDHIWRPDIVLYNNADGNFEVTLATKATLNYTGKVEWRPPAIYKSSCEIDVEYFPFDEQTCVMKFGSWTYDGFQVDLRHIDESNGTNVVDIGIDLSEFYTSVEWDILEVPAVRNEKFYTCCDEPYLDITFNITMRRKTLFYTVNLIIPCTGISFLTILVFYLPSDSGEKVSLSISILLSLTVFFLLLAEIIPPTSLVVPLLGKFVLFTMILDTFSICITVVVLNVHFRSPQTHTMAPWVRTVFIKHLPKLLVMKRPMYSTYEHYSAASRRFMVRTVRAMELRDHIPPLPPPVSLGNFEPSLLLDHHIVDPCDRDLETISINTCRLHGSPKISSKQPSPHHHPRLSRVQTLDLMDDIPLPFHTDLSNYQHPGSPILPSVTPKVPLHQQPAANGVISTTNNLINDNDLDDSQMPAVVPEPPPKPAPQEIPPPCMMRSRWHACPELHKAMDGVTYIADHTRKEEDSTRVKEDWKFVAMVLDRLFLWIFTIAVVVGTAGIILQAPTLYDTRVPIDIKMTNIQMSKIKHPSMNP; encoded by the exons ATGAGGTTAATTCAAGGAGTGTTGTTCGTTATTTTTGCTGTTGTATCAG TATGCGGAGGAAATCCCGATGCAAAAAGACTTTATGATGATCTTCTCAGCAATTACAATAAGCTCGTAAGACCCGTAGTAAATGTCACAGATGCTTTGACAGTTCGCATTAAACTCAAATTATCACAATTGATTGATATT aatttaaaaaatcaaattatgacAACGAATTTATGGGTTGAGCAAACATGGTATGATTACAAGTTGAAATGGGAGCCAAAGGAATATGGCGGTGTTGAGATGTTGCATGTACCATCAGATCATATTTGGCGACCAGATATTGTGTTATACAATAA TGCTGATGGCAATTTTGAAGTGACATTAGCAACAAAAGCAACGTTAAATTATACAGGGAAAGTAGAATGGAGGCCTCCGGCTATTTATAAAAGTTCAT gtgaAATCGATGTCGAGTATTTTCCGTTTGATGAGCAAACATGTGTTATGAAATTCGGAAGTTGGACATATGATGGCTTTCAAGTAGACCTTCGTCACATTGATGAATCTAATGGCACAAACGTTGTAGATATTGGCATCGATTTATCAGAGTTTTATACTTCAGTCGAGTGGGATATTTTAGAAGTTCCAGCTgtaag gaATGAAAAGTTCTACACGTGTTGTGACGAGCCATACTTAGATATAACATTCAACATAACAATGAGAAGAAAAACGTTGTTTTATactgttaatttaataattccaTGTACTGGAATCagttttcttacaattttggTATTTTACTTGCCATCGGACAGTGGTGAGAAG GTCTCATTAAGCATATCGATTTTGCTTTCGCTTACTGTGTTCTTCTTGCTGTTAGCCGAAATTATTCCGCCGACATCATTAGTGGTACCATTATTAGGAAAATTCGTACTTTTTACTATGATATTGGATACCTTTAG TATATGTATTACTGTGGTTGTCCTGAATGTACATTTTCGTTCTCCCCAAACACACACAATGGCACCATGGGTTCGAACTGTATTTATCAAACATTTACCAAAACTACTTGTTATGAAACGTCCTATGTACTCAACGTATGAACATTATAG TGCCGCATCGCGTAGATTTATGGTAAGAACAGTACGTGCAATGGAATTGAGAGATCATATACCGCCTTTACCGCCTCCTGTATCACTGGGAAACTTTGAACCCAGCCTTCTTTTAGATCATCATATTGTAGATCCTTGTGATAG GGACTTGGAAACAATCAGTATAAATACTTGTAGATTACACGGCAGCCCAAAAATATCAAGTAAGCAACCATCGCCACATCATCATCCACGTCTTAGTAGAGTTCAGACGTTGGATTTAATGGATGACATACCGTTACCATTTCACACAG atttgtCAAATTATCAACATCCTGGTTCACCAATTTTGCCATCTGTAACACCAAAAGTTCCCTTGCATCAGCAACCAGCTGCCAATGGAGTTATTAGTACAACTAATAACCTGATAAACGATAAcg ATCTAGATGACTCACAAATGCCTGCAGTTGTTCCCGAGCCTCCGCCGAAGCCAGCACCTCAAGAGATCCCTCCGCCATGTATGATGCGAAGTCGCTGGCATGCTTGTCCAGAATTACATAAAGCAATGGATGGCGTAACATATATTGCCGATCATACACGCAAAGAAGAAGATAGTACAAGA GTAAAAGAGGATTGGAAATTTGTTGCAATGGTACTCGATCGTCTGTTCCTTTGGATATTCACAATTGCTGTTGTTGTAGGAACTGCTGGAATCATCTTACAAGCACCTACCTTATATGACACTCGTGTTCCCATTGATatcaaaatgacaaatatccaaatgtctaaaataaaacatcCTTCAATGAACccataa
- the LOC134834865 gene encoding mediator of RNA polymerase II transcription subunit 20, with the protein MGVTVLQTYPVDKSGAQTIEFLTKRIIELGATPAGHFLVDCDTCMTTPQLAGQMRTLHVLHNSEMPASVFSILDTGNKQIPVVADNLFDLLICKMTPAMNAKKQPKIESKGPRFEYGDFVIKLGSVTMGQNFKGILVECEYRPCFVPSTCWELIREFLTGFLGPQVPPRLLNPQHIKANEIYQPLDTIQQYLEHFTKFRKQSSM; encoded by the coding sequence ATGGGTGTTACTGTGCTTCAAACATATCCCGTTGATAAATCGGGTGCTCAAACGATAGAATTCCTCACAAAACGAATAATTGAATTGGGAGCCACACCAGCTGGTCATTTTTTAGTCGATTGTGATACTTGCATGACGACGCCACAACTCGCAGGACAAATGCGAACATTACATGTCTTGCACAACTCCGAAATGCCTGCTTCtgtgttttcaattttagacACGGGCAACAAACAGATTCCCGTCGTCGCAGATAATTTGTTCGATTTGCTCATTTGTAAAATGACGCCAGCAATGAATGCCAAGAAACAACCAAAAATCGAATCGAAAGGTCCGAGATTCGAATACGGAGACTTTGTGATAAAACTTGGGAGCGTTACAatgggtcaaaatttcaagGGAATTTTGGTAGAGTGTGAATACAGACCTTGTTTCGTGCCATCAACATGCTGGGAGCTAATACGAGAATTCCTAACTGGATTTTTGGGACCTCAAGTACCTCCAAGACTTTTGAATCCGCAACACATCAAAgcaaatgaaatttatcaacCGTTGGATACAATTCAGCAGTATCTCGAGCATTTTACAAAGTTTCGAAAACAGAGTTCCatgtaa
- the LOC134834864 gene encoding protein-serine O-palmitoleoyltransferase porcupine codes for MDDDYYDDYFDDYYTDGIGDLEMFEPRFENIWYDCIWPTLTQISILALKFITVNFLFRILTQTFIRNKIWSHLVSTVCGAVLIFLTVETGFIYIYGLVILSYGMMWLLHKIRPRRMGFVISCFVLGVLLSCEYMEKDKRLWHQLRGCLMIVVMKIISLAFDIDATKTKDLPRIVPFMGYVLCPASVIFGPWHSFNDYTGIFETSKWNLKYVFHIFCNTTLAITFLLVSNCFIYGIISDNTWKWVIAYRDALAFRSSHYFVSFMSQMSMTTAGFITVPSDTSSKYSYNNLIGYEVTKPHKIEFPRSLLQVVVGWNIPMHNWLKQYVFRVIKPHSTFLAVFSTYLISSILHGLNLQLSAVLLSLGLYTYVEYKLRQKLSTIYNSCTLPNKCKPGMCNHDTKSHFNTFLNALFALLTVFHLAYLGVMFEAAFHIQEQGYSLTHALEKWSKLDFASHWTILISYLFYLVI; via the exons AtggatgatgattattatgatgattacTTTGACGATTACTACACTGATGGAATCGGAGATTTGGAAATGTTCGAACCACGTTTCGAGAATATTTGGTACGATTGTATCTGGCCAACGCTCACACAAATATCGATATTAGCACTAAAATTCATCACAGTGAATTTCTTGTTTCGTATTTTGACACAAACTTTTATAAGGAACAAGATTTGGAGTCATTTAGTTTCTACAGTTTGCGGAGCcgtcttgatttttttaaccgtTGAAACAGGATTCATCTATATTTATGGACTTGTTATTCTGTCATACGGTATGATGTGGTTGCTGCATAAGATCCGACCGAGACGAATGGGTTTCGTTATAAGTTGCTTTGTATTGGGTGTCTTGCTATCTTGTGAATACATGGAGAAAGATAAACGACTGTGGCATCAACTACGAGGCTGTTTAATGATTGTGGTAATGAAAATCATATCTCTTGCTTTCGATATAGATGCTACCAAGACAAAAGATTTACCGAGAATAGTGCCATTTATGGGTTATGTTCTGTGCCCTGCAAGTGTTATTTTTGGTCCATGGCATTCCTTTAATGATTACACAGGTATTTTCGAAACATCTAAATGGAATCTCAAATATGTCTTTCACATTTTCTGCAACACAACGCTCGCTATTACATTCTTGCTCGTCTCAAACTGCTTCATATACGGAATTATTTCTGACAACACATGGAAATGGGTTATTGCATATCGTGATGCTCTTGCTTTCCGAAGCAGCCATTATTTTGTCTCATTCATGTCACAAATGAGTATGACGACAGCGGGTTTCATTACTGTACCATCAGACACATCTTCGAAATATAGTTATAACAATCTTATCGGATATGAAGTGACAAAGCCGCACAAAATCGAATTTCCACGGTCTCTATTACAAGTCGTTGTTGGATGGAATATTCCAATGCACAATTGGTTGAAGCAAT ATGTCTTTCGTGTCATTAAACCTCACAGCACATTCCTTGCGGTCTTTTCCACGTACTTGATCTCATCTATTCTACATGGACTCAATCTTCAACTATCTGCAGTATTACTATCTTTAGGACTTTATACATACGTAGAGTACAAACTGCGTCAGAAACTTAGCACAATTTACAATTCATGCACACTGCCAAATAAGTGCAAGCCAGGAATGTGCAATCATGATACCAAAAGtcattttaacacatttttgaaTGCTTTATTTGCGTTATTAACAGTTTTTCATCTTGCATACTTGGGAGTGATGTTTGAAGCGGCTTTTCATATCCAAGAACAGGGTTATTCATTGACGCATGCTTTAGAAAAATGGAGTAAATTAGACTTTGCTAGTCATTGGACAATACTTATAagttacttattttatttggtGATTTAA
- the LOC134833159 gene encoding uncharacterized protein LOC134833159 gives MDFLWELFERFTDMYDNRFRLSEYLLHDYVMFMHGFWRKWVDSEVLSFRNALLYSFIFISGFYFSFKRMFQSLYKKAKCRQASLVSQNIRIIWSTCFIMTQIIFLEMYHSQFISPEFERETRQLFPKFSNSLFFKVCDMKKFMLVTLILSSFYILEALIDLNERNFANSLSKFLFSAVLLTCYRQRLENYSVLLNIYVGLYGIIVHITHFFAINISTKRHTFLQINVIVRLLAWIFIYLNILPFDFLIPTINASAQKASLELNLLFWGWYIVRVWNSPFLKYFYHETYHINGDCVGDQSVYKCILLEDTPEQKYLRTMKRICVELKTIQKQKLLEKTLRSEETSSAKTFQTIKCIMALKRKLRRIRARDGTSNVCTSEKVSEDSDTEDDNATKT, from the exons ATGGATTTTCTTTGGGAACTGTTCGAAAGATTTACAGACATGTATGATAATCGATTTCGTCTCAGCGAATATCTGCTGCACGATTATGTAATGTTTATGCATGGCTTCTGGAGAAAATGGGTCGACTCAGAAGTCCTATCGTTCAGAAATGCCCTCTTATATTCCTTCATTTTCATCTCTGGATTCTACTTTAGCTTTAAACGGATGTTTCAA tCGTTATACAAGAAAGCGAAATGCCGACAAGCATCTCTTGTGTCACAAAACATCCGTATCATCTGGTCAACTTGCTTCATTATGacacaaatcatttttttggaaatgtaTCATTCACAGTTCATTAGCCCGGAGTTCGAGCGCGAAACGAGACAGCTTTTTCCAAAGTTTAGCAACTCTTTATTCTTCAAAGTTTGTGACATGAAAAAGTTTATGCTTGTGACTCTTATCCTCTCATCCTTCTATATTCTCGAGGCACTTATTGACTTAAACGAACGAAATTTTGCGAATAGTCTAAGtaaattcttattttctgCCGTACTTTTGACTTGTTACCGACAACGTCTTGAAAACTACAGTGTCTTGTTAAACATTTATGTTGGCTTGTACGGTATTATTGTTCATATTACACACTTTTTCGCAATAAATATTAGCACTAAGCGACACACGTTCCTGCAAATAAATGTGATAGTAAGACTCCTTGCGTGGATCTTCATTTATCTTAATATATTGCCGTTCGACTTTTTGATTCCCACGATCAATGCGAGCGCGCAAAAGGCCAGTCTTGAATTGAATTTGCTCTTTTGGGGATGGTATATAGTTCGTGTTTGGAATTCGCCCTTCCTAAAGTACTTTTACCACGAAACATATCACATAAATGGAGATTGTGTGGGCGATCAATCCGTGTACAAGTGTATCCTATTGGAGGACACGCCAGAACAGAAATACCTAAGAACAATGAAACGAATTTGTGTGGAATTGAAAACAATTCAGAA gcaaaaactTCTCGAAAAGACCCTTCGAAGTGAAGAGACATCTTctgcaaaaacttttcaaacaatAAAGT GCATAATGGCACTCAAACGAAAACTAAGACGTATAAGAGCACGAGACGGAACCTCTAATGTGTGTACAAGTGAAAAAGTATCTGAAGATTCAGATACAGAAGATGATAATGCaactaaaacttaa
- the LOC134833157 gene encoding bromodomain adjacent to zinc finger domain protein 1A: MPLLKRKSFVRAKSPESLRDDEEVFYCEQTKEIFRNYEDYFERVMLISSMVWTCAYTGKPNLTYDEAVESEKAARTILRRFPNAIRGPVIMVASQTKRSNISELVDDVFNFVKDRFYVGERVDVLHGNKYRCCKITEVLKPANSNSASPVKADKIRYKVFALDDKQPNEWVAVPENIKRDKIVFSKEKSKLFLKQNIEVVNNMIKIKDDSFKKYVTDRDIKFEDIFIGKAPDFELSKQLVKIAEKEAKRKLDIENGTSKPKKKSENSTTTKMNKKKGQKNDKSQTSIDKYLNKSDSSASKPKMSAKEREEAQLKLKEEMERRKKEQEARDAERKKRLEEEKAELNAEVSSAIKDFNQLRDDLELQDQRPLPKPKKITSLIGDKQFGDFVQILEFLHTFSEILSMHDKFPQGVTMPVLERALILREPNGPLSDILQVLLSSVFSLQIEEANEIAIQYDPNAELSQRRNDVEKLREASRVGLWCVKHYSTHLNELVMDGTTLSELLRLHFLSSGGLINGQGSNWRYQQRGGYLSHDDPGYLFCQTNPHIIKTLGVNTVYNLTQNDIIKIIKCLMDQILSYSSVRDLLEERLEKAAKARYNYKVLCISEKKREAQVQSEKNKMKDELKKILQDFKGTQAEKEELKKKKEAENATKCEQLDAQSEREKTKFIRESQKLKEEFFNYQVFLGCDRAGRNYWLFESVSGLFVEHDMTFAGNCQEKSTVNLPGLANCPADQRNKFIKQMIIDRKSSNSNDKENKVENGMRQPTMNGIIKGSDNKDETENDQIESKSTGELMMCTADPNNCPVHTIDYPGHIQWGYFNTAKELDELIAGLNPRGYKEKVLRDNLEVERDLIVNHIQWCPIDKLTVTEDKFETTLKLAVENSARKYANPNWQFDSDTDVNLMMEVKLREDLLDFEFKLKSGYLGDIKVKDRDAWRTALENFQYDQQSDALQWGPDKKLYEGKAKLNGHDTPNEKNEEKNDTQNEDETSKLKEDDDEQLEASFGHIENDPGYNLSENLVIESESENDGTSMHTSKTLKDKVHSLAKALLQIEQGIDQKFIRMPFGPKRDFKDKDIMARKNAERRRKLERWEESLMRSTTYSQVYLHYNILYDAVTWSRSAAKTNCVVCRRAKDPEYTLLCDDCNKGYHTYCLKPKVKTIPEGNWYCPKCHPEDFIVKRGSKRKIFEAEEEEVEDTEETTQDEDTLDETIDESVVDDDNDSDYGRPSRRSRAKKEKKKPKITDIFRGRQKEEDDNSRRSSIADDSIFEKPSRRPKKSVAANSTMDESDSDTTDDIPLMSIKKRSTRSRGGNTETSPRKRNSRHLTVDSDDDEPLSRTRAKRKRHSSDEQTSPTTSNRRSVRRNGDNDDENLVLHAPILYTLLDQISKHSCSWPFNRPVTLKEVPDYHEIIKNPMDFAKIKSRLNMGHYKTDYDVMNDIQLVFSNCDLYNGSGSEIYSAGIELENFVNKKCKEYKLPFRPSDMTANTSTSEPPNDEGNSKQNRKKRTL; encoded by the exons ATGCCTTTATTGAAGCGAAAATCATTCGTGAGGGCAAAAAGTCCCGAAAGCCTACGAGATGACGAAGAGGTCTTCTACTGCGAGCAAACAAAGGAGATTTTCCGTAATTACGA GGACTACTTTGAGCGTGTTATGCTCATTAGCAGCATGGTTTGGACATGTGCATACACAGGAAAGCCAAATTTAACGTACGATGAAGCAGTTGAGTCGGAAAAAGCCGCCAGAACAATTCTAAGACGTTTTCCAAATGCCATTCGAGGTCCTGTAATAATGGTTGCTTCGCAAACTAAACGCTCAAACATCTCGGAGCTCGTCGACGATGTATTCAATTTCGTCAAGGATCGTTTTTATGTAGGAGAACGAGTTGATGTTTTGCACGGAAATAAGTATCGTTGTTGCAAAATTACAGAAGTACTTAAACCAGCAAATTCGAATTCCGCAAGTCCCGTAAAGGCAGATAAAATCCGATACAAAGTTTTTGCACTCGATGACAAACAACCAAATGAATGGGTTGCTGTGCCTGAAAACATCAAACGCGACAAAATTGTCTTTTCAAAAGAGAAAagcaaactatttttaaagcaaaatatcGAAGTAGTAAATAACATGATCAAAATTAAGGACGATTCCTTCAAGAAGTACGTTACCGATAGAGATATCAAGTTTGAGGATATCTTCATAGGAAAAGCACCCGACTTTGAACTTTCCAAACAACTTGTAAAGATCGCAGAAAAGGAGGCTAAACGAAAGCTTGATATAGAAAACGGGACAAGCAAGCCCAAGAAAAAGAGTGAAAATTCAACTACGACAAAGATGAATAAGAAGAAAGGACAAAAGAATGACAAAAGCCAAACTAGCATCGACAAGTATTTAAATAAGTCAGATTCGAGTGCATCTAAGCCCAAGATGAGCGCAAAAGAACGTGAAGAAGCACAGTTAAAGTTAAAAGAGGAAATGGAACGTCGTAAAAAAGAGCAAGAAGCAAGAGACGCTGAACGTAAGAAGCGccttgaagaagaaaaagccgAACTAAATGCGGAAGTTAGTTCAGCCATTAAAGATTTCAATCAACTCAGAGATGACTTAGAGCTACAAGATCAACGCCCTCTCccaaaacccaaaaaaatcacatcgCTTATCGGTGATAAGCAATTTGGTGATTTCGTACAAATATTGGAATTTTTGCATACTTTTTCGGAAATCCTTTCGATGCATGACAAATTTCCGCAAGGTGTGACGATGCCCGTACTTGAGAGAGCACTTATATTGCGAGAACCGAATGGGCCATTGAGTGATATTCTACAAGTTCTATTGTCTTCAGTGTTTTCTCTGCAAATTGAAGAAGCAAATGAAATTGCAATTCAGTACGATCCGAACGCCGAATTGAGTCAACGACGCAATGACGTAGAAAAGTTAAGAGAAGCTTCTCGTGTTGGACTATGGTGTGTTAAACATTACAGTACTCACTTAAATGAATTAGTTATGGATGGCACGACATTAAGTGAGCTTTTGCGCCTTCATTTTCTCTCATCAGGCGGCCTAATAAACGGACAAGGATCAAATTGGCGATATCAACAACGTGGCGGATACTTGAGTCACGACGATCCTGGatatttgttttgtcaaaCGAATCCTCACATAATCAAAACGCTTGGCGTAAATACGGTTTATAATTTGACACAAAAcgacataataaaaattattaaatgtctAATGGATCAAATTTTATCCTACAGTTCGGTAAGAGACTTGTTGGAAGAACGACTTGAAAAAGCTGCAAAGGCAAGGTACAATTACAAAGTTTTATGTATATCCGAGAAGAAACGTGAAGCACAAGTTCAAagtgagaaaaacaaaatgaaagatgaattgaagaaaattttgcagGATTTCAAAGGCACGCAAGCAGAAAAGGaagaattgaaaaagaaaaaggaagCAGAGAATGCAACTAAATGTGAGCAACTGGATGCACAATCAGAAagagaaaagacaaaatttatacgtgaaagtcaaaaattgaaggaagaatttttcaactatCAAGTTTTTCTCGGATGCGATCGAGCTGGTCGAAACTATTGGTTATTCGAATCGGTGTCTGGATTATTTGTAGAACACGACATGACATTTGCAGGCAATTGTCAGGAAAAGTCAACTGTTAACCTTCCTGGACTTGCAAATTGCCCCGCTGATCAGCGTAATAAGTTCATCAAACAAATGATTATCGATCGAAAAAGTAGTAATTCGAATGACAAAGAGAACAAAGTTGAGAACGGCATGAGACAACCGACTATGAATGGTATCATCAAAGGATCAGATAACAAAGATGAGACTGAAAACGATCAAATTGAATCTAAATCTACGGGCGAATTGATGATGTGCACCGCCGATCCAAACAATTGCCCCGTTCATACAATCGACTATCCAGGACACATACAATGGGGATATTTCAATACGGCAAAAGAGCTCGATGAACTAATTGCAGGTCTGAATCCCCGCGGTTACAAAGAAAAGGTACTGCGAGACAATTTAGAGGTAGAACGTGATCTTATTGTAAATCACATTCAGTGGTGTCCTATTGATAAACTCACTGTAACTGAAGACAAGTTCGAAACCACATTAAAGCTTGCTGTCGAAAATAGCGCGCGCAAATACGCAAATCCAAATTGGCAATTTGATTCGGATACCGATGTCAATTTGATGATGGAGGTTAAATTGCGCGAGGATCTTCTCGATTTCGAGTTTAAACTAAAATCTGGATATCTTGGCGATATAAAAGTAAAGGATCGCGATGCTTGGCGAACTGCACTCGAAAACTTTCAATATGATCAACAATCTGATGCACTTCAATGGGGACCTGATAAGAAGTTATATGAAGGAAAGGCAAAACTAAATGGTCACGATAcaccaaacgaaaaaaatgaggaaaaaaatgacacgCAAAACGAAGATGAAACAAGCAAATTAAAAGAAGATGACGATGAACAATTGGAAGCCAGTTTTGGGCACATTGAAAATGATCCTGGCTAtaatttgagtgaaaatttagTAATCGAATCAGAGTCTGAAAACGATGGTACATCAATGCATACATCAAAAACTCTAAAGGACAAAGTACATTCTCTTGCAAAAGCACTGTTACAAATTGAGCAGggaattgatcaaaaattcattcgtATGCCGTTTG GCCCAAAGAGAGATTTCAAAGATAAGGATATCATGGCACGCAAAAACGCTGAGCGTCGACGAAAATTAGAACGTTGGGAAGAATCTCTCATGCGTTCAACTACATACTCTCAA GTTTATCTTCATTATAATATCCTTTACGATGCAGTAACATGGTCTCGATCAGCAGCTAAAACAAATTGTGTTGTTTGTCGCCGTGCAAAAGATCCTGAATATACGTTACTTTGTGATGATTGTAACAAAGGATATCACACTTATTGCTTGAAACCCAAAGTAAAGACTATTCCAGAAGGTAATTGGTATTGCCCGAAGTGTCACCCAGAAGATTTTATTGTCAAACGAGGGAGTAAACGTAAGATATTCGAAGCTGAAGAAGAGGAAGTTGAAGACACTGAAGAAACGACACAAGACGAAGATACACTTGATGAAACAATCGAtg aGAGTGTAGTAGATGACGATAATGACAGCGATTATGGTCGCCCGAGTCGAAGAAGCAGAGCTAagaaggaaaagaaaaaaccGAAAATCACAGATATATTCCGTGGTCGACAAAAAGAGGAAGACGATAACTCACGTCGATCGAGCATTGCCGATGATTCCATATTCGAAAAGCCATCGCGACGTCCCAAGAAATCTGTAGCTGCAAACTCTACTATGGATGAAAGTGATAGTGATACAACTGACGATATTCCATTGATGTCAATAAAGAAACGCAGTACACGATCAAGAGGCGGAAATACGGAGACATCGCCAAGAAAACGTAATAGTCGACATTTGACAGTTGACAGTGATGACGATGAACCACTATCTCGTACACGCGCCAAACGAAAACGCCATTCTTCGGATGAACAAACTTCACCAACCACATCAAATAGACGAAGTGTAAGACGAAATGGCGATAACGACGATGAAAACCTTGTTTTACATGCACCCATTTTGTACACTTTGTTAGATCAAATTAGTAAGCATTCATGTTCATGGCCCTTTAATCGTCCCGTCACACTAAAAGAAGTACCCGACTACCacgaaatcataaaaaatccaatggaCTTTGCCAAAATCAAATCTCGACTTAATATGGGTCACTACAAAACAGATTACGATGTCATGAACGACATTCAATTAGTGTTTTCGAATTGTGATTTGTACAACGGAAGTGGATCGGAGATTTACAG CGCTGGCATTGAGTTGGAAaactttgtaaacaaaaaatgcaaagagTACAAGTTGCCTTTTCGCCCAAGCGACATGACAGCTAACACATCAACTAGCGAGCCACCTAATGATGAaggaaattc